AGATCGCCTCCGCAAGGAGAAGAAGGAGGCGGGGCCCGACTCCCCGCGGCTCGGCGACGGGGTCCGCGTGACGTTCCTCGACGGCGAGACCCTCATGGGCCGCGCGGTCGGCTACAAGCCCGAGGATCGCGGCTTCTACTTCAAGCCCGCGGACCCGAGGAGCAACAACGAGATCGTCTACATCCCGCAGACGGCGGTGAGAGAGGTCGTCGTCGGCGACCTCGAAGGCTGACCCGCCGGCCGGGCGACCCGGCCCGCGGGGCTACTCCCCCAGCTCGACGTTCCAGTACGCGAGATCCAGGAAGTTCCTCCACGCCTCGTACCTGCCGCCGTTGAACGAGAGCTTCACGAGCGGATGCCAGCGCGGCTTCTTCGGCTCCTTCCGGAGCTCCATGCCGACCTCCGGCGGGAGGTGGGACCCCTTCCGGGCGTTGCAGGTGATGCAGCAGCAGACGACGTTGTCCCAGGTCGAGCGCCCGCCGCGCGACAGCGGGATCACGTGGTCGAGGTTCAGGTCCTTCGTCGCGAACTTCCTGCCGCAGTACTGGCAGCGGTTCTTGTCGCGGAAGTAGATGTTCTTGCGGGTGAACCGGACC
Above is a window of Acidobacteriota bacterium DNA encoding:
- a CDS encoding HNH endonuclease, encoding MLESNVLVLNRLFQAIQVTSVRKAFCLLYKGQVKAVQPDYSTYTWENWCDIPVQPHDEVIHTPAALIKVPRVIVLLHYDELPPHEVRFTRKNIYFRDKNRCQYCGRKFATKDLNLDHVIPLSRGGRSTWDNVVCCCITCNARKGSHLPPEVGMELRKEPKKPRWHPLVKLSFNGGRYEAWRNFLDLAYWNVELGE